A region from the Dysidea avara chromosome 15, odDysAvar1.4, whole genome shotgun sequence genome encodes:
- the LOC136245779 gene encoding uncharacterized protein: protein MYHRYKQTALAENVSSSRTNSKTYTLTKLKECQARLQVAEEQLAKAQQISDQYIEVDEEVHNDLLTIINENATDINKALPNNSFSQLFWKQQIDALLCSNLKQMRWHPMVIRWCLSIKLRSPSTYEAMCKSGLLKLPSQRTLRDYTHVIKPSSGFSDEVDEMLMKEGRINEIEEWQKHVVLIFDEMHIKHLVFDKTTGELKGFIRLGNINDHLLNLESALSDDCASQMPPLANSMLTFMVRGIFIDLHFPYAQFPCKNLTGDLLYPLVWEAVQRLESCGFKVLATICDGASSNRHFIHMHGNYKSSLVYKTVNPYSNDTNRDLYFMIDVPHLMKTARNCWSNPKRKLWNEGKILAGAI, encoded by the exons ATGTACCACCGATATAAGCAGACAGCACTAGCAGAAAATGTGAGCAGTAGTCGTACCAACAGCAAGACCTATACTCTTACAAAATTAAAGGAATGTCAAGCTAGACTGCAGGTGGCAGAGGAGCAACTAGCTAAAGCACAGCAGATATCAGATCAATACATTGAAGTTGATGAAGAGGTGCATAATGACCTTCTCACCATCATAAATGAAAATGCTACAGATATCAACAAAGCTCTGCCAAATAATTCATTCAGTCAACTATTCTGGAAGCAGCAAATAGATGCATTACTTTGCAGTAATTTAAAACAGATGAGATGGCACCCAATGGTGATAAGGTGGTGCCTTTCCATTAAGCTAAGATCACCATCAACATACGAAGCAATGTGTAAGTCTGGGTTGCTAAAGTTGCCATCGCAAAGAACCCTACGAGACTATACTCATGTAATCAAACCATCATCAGGATTTTCGGATGAAGTAGATGAGATGCTTATGAAAGAGGGTAGAATAAATGAAATTGAAGAATGGCAAAAACATGTAGTATTAATATTTGATGAGATGCATATTAAACATTTGGTTTTTGATAAAACTACAGGAGAACTGAAAGGATTTATAAGATTAGGTAACATTAATGATCATCTTTTAAACTTGGAGAGTGCCCTCAGCGATGATTGTGCTAGTCAGATGCCACCACTTGCTAACTCAATGTTAACTTTTATGGTTAGAGGGATTTTTATAGACCTACACTTTCCCTATGCTCAATTTCCATGCAAGAATCTCACCGGTGATCTTCTATATCCTCTTGTGTGGGAGGCTGTTCAGCGTCTGGAGAGTTGTGGATTCAAAGTGCTTGCAACCATCTGTGATGGAGCATCTAGCAATCGTCACTTTATCCATATGCATGGCAACTACAAATCTTCACTAGTATATAAGACTGTAAACCCctacagtaatgatacaaatCGTGACCTTTATTTTATGATAGATGTCCCTCATCTTATGAAGACTGCTAGAAACTGCTGGTCTAATCCAAAGAGAAAGTTATGG AATGAAGGAAAGATATTAGCTGGAGCCATCTGA
- the LOC136245593 gene encoding uncharacterized protein, which yields MFLSVIFIITVILTKELVMATEECSEYQFRSPFYPGESCEDIYNMNPESHDKSGYYWILDGPRKVYCGMSYTGSSCEDIYNNNPETGDKSGYYRININQWTFCNMTEITVATLPTCAGVGGGWRRIANMDISTGGDCPSGWRKDTHSGVSFCRVVSDDYNTCSSTTFSTNGTSYQRVCGRARGYQKGWN from the exons atgtttttGTCAGTGATCTTCATAATAACAGTGATCCTCACTAAGGAACTGGTGATGGCTACTGAGGAGTGTAGTGAGTATCAGTTTAGATCACCGTTCTACCCTGGTGAGTCTTGTGAGGACATCTATAACATGAATCCTGAAAGTCATGACAAGTCAGGATATTATTGGATATTAGATGGCCCTAGAAAAGTATATTGTGGGATGTCTtatactggatcatcttgtgaggacatctacAACAATAATCCTGAAACTGGTGACAAGTCAGGATACTATCGTATTAACATCAACCAGTGGACATTTTGTAACATGACAGAAATTACAGTTGCTACTCTTCCCACATGTGCTGGTGTGGGAGGAGGATGGAGAAGAATTGCCAACATGGACATTAGCACAGGAGGTGATTGTCCCAGTGGATGGCGTAAAGACACTCACTCTGGTGTTAGCTTCTGTCGTGTGGTCAGTGATGATTATAACACTTGTTCCTCTACAACCTTCTCCACTAATGGTACAAGTTATCAGAGAGTGTGTGGTAGAGCAAGAGGATACCAGAAAGGATG GAACTaa